A part of Pungitius pungitius chromosome 15, fPunPun2.1, whole genome shotgun sequence genomic DNA contains:
- the nadkb gene encoding NAD kinase b isoform X2: MLVVAWYKECFLGLDLKNSDRIVSTMPVIRHAGEERDRHIQDPASQRLTWNKPPVNVLVIRKIRDESLVEPFKELCRFLVEEKQMMVYVERRVADDATLSKDEAFGSIRNQLCTFREGFDDISDCIDLIICLGGDGTLLYASSLFQGSVPPVMAFHLGSLGFLTPFKFESYKTEVAKVFEGNAAITLRSRLKVKVVKDMLQRTGQQQHEHNGLLPHGHANNEAGKVTLQLQVLNEVVVDRGPSSYLSNVDLYLDGRLITSVQGDGVIVSTPTGSTAYAAAAGASMIHPNVPAIMVTPICPHSLSFRPIVVPAGVELMITLSPDARNTAWVSFDGRKRQEIQHGDCIKITTSCYPVPSICCHDLVYDWFESLAQCLHWNVRKRQERLTDVSDSSDTEN; this comes from the exons ATGCTTGTCGTCGCCTGGTATAAAGAGTGTTTCCTGGGACTTGATCTTAAAAACTCGGACAGAATTGTCTCCACAATGCCCGTGATCCGCCAcgcaggggaggagagagaccg GCACATCCAGGACCCGGCCAGCCAGCGGCTCACCTGGAACAAACCGCCCGTCAATGTGCTCGTCATCCGAAAAATCCGGGACGAGAGCCTCGTCGAGCCTTTCAAAGAGCTCTGCCGGTTTCTAGTGGAG GAGAAGCAGATGATGGTGTACGTGGAGCGCAGGGTCGCAGACGATGCTACGCTGTCAAAGGACGAGGCCTTTGGCTCCATCCGCAACCAGCTGTGCACCTTCAGGGAAG GTTTTGATGATATCTCTGACTGCATAGACCTGATCATCTGTCTGGGTGGAGATGGGACTCTACTCTacgcctcctctctcttccaG GGCAGCGTCCCCCCGGTCATGGCGTTTCACCTCGGATCGCTGGGTTTCTTGACGCCCTTCAAATTTGAGTCTTACAAAACCGAAGTGGCGAAAGTGTTTGAAG GCAACGCAGCCATCACTCTGCGCAGTCGTCTCAAAGTGAAGGTGGTGAAGGACATGCTTCAGAGGAcaggccagcagcagcatgaaCACAATGGACTGCTTCCTCATGGACACGCCAACAACGAGGCGGGAAAGGTCACCCTGCAGCTACAG gtGTTGAATGAGGTGGTGGTGGATCGAGGCCCGTCCTCCTACCTGTCCAATGTGGACTTGTACCTCGACGGGCGGCTCATCACCTCTGTGCAGGGAGACG GTGTGATTGTGTCCACGCCTACCGGCAGCACGGCCTATGCAGCCGCAGCGGGAGCCTCCATGATCCACCCCAATGTCCCCGCCATCATGGTCACCCCCATCTGCCCACACTCGCTCTCCTTCAGGCCCATCGTGGTGCCGGCTGGGGTGGAGCTCATG ATCACCTTGTCCCCTGATGCCAGGAACACCGCCTGGGTGTCGTTTGACGGCAGGAAGAGACAGGAGATCCAGCACGGAGACTG CATCAAAATCACGACGTCCTGTTACCCGGTGCCCTCCATCTGCTGCCACGACCTAGTGTACGACTGGTTCGAAAGCCTGGCTCAGTGTTTGCACTGGAACGTACGCAAGAGGCAGGAGCGACTGACCGACGTCTCCGACTCCTCAGACACCGAAAACTGA
- the nadkb gene encoding NAD kinase b isoform X1 has product MESSVTDPSALPDRVVGQQPAATSGQVPARSPKRRGHLAGSPRRRRKATGPPRRGSGHGQPLWEIERRRLPGQREHSEPCGSASDAAESSPKRRAHFLHGPYPATHFGPKACILPNPTSVMHIQDPASQRLTWNKPPVNVLVIRKIRDESLVEPFKELCRFLVEEKQMMVYVERRVADDATLSKDEAFGSIRNQLCTFREGFDDISDCIDLIICLGGDGTLLYASSLFQGSVPPVMAFHLGSLGFLTPFKFESYKTEVAKVFEGNAAITLRSRLKVKVVKDMLQRTGQQQHEHNGLLPHGHANNEAGKVTLQLQVLNEVVVDRGPSSYLSNVDLYLDGRLITSVQGDGVIVSTPTGSTAYAAAAGASMIHPNVPAIMVTPICPHSLSFRPIVVPAGVELMITLSPDARNTAWVSFDGRKRQEIQHGDCIKITTSCYPVPSICCHDLVYDWFESLAQCLHWNVRKRQERLTDVSDSSDTEN; this is encoded by the exons atGGAGAGCTCTGTGACGGATCCATCGGCGCTGCCAGACCGAGTCGTGGGCCAACAACCCGCGGCGACCTCCGGTCAAGTCCCGGCCAGGTCCCCCAAGCGCCGGGGCCACCTGGCCGGGTCTCCAAGGAGACGGCGGAAGGCGACGGGGCCGCCGCGACGGGGGAGCGGTCACGGGCAGCCGCTCTGGGAGATTGAGCGGCGCAGGTTGCCCGGCCAACGCGAGCACTCGGAGCCCTGTGGCTCGGCGAGCGACGCAGCGGAAAGCTCCCCTAAGAG GAGAGCCCACTTTCTACATGGACCGTATCCAGCCACTCACTTCGGACCCAAAGCCTGTATTCTTCCCAACCCGACGTCAGTCAT GCACATCCAGGACCCGGCCAGCCAGCGGCTCACCTGGAACAAACCGCCCGTCAATGTGCTCGTCATCCGAAAAATCCGGGACGAGAGCCTCGTCGAGCCTTTCAAAGAGCTCTGCCGGTTTCTAGTGGAG GAGAAGCAGATGATGGTGTACGTGGAGCGCAGGGTCGCAGACGATGCTACGCTGTCAAAGGACGAGGCCTTTGGCTCCATCCGCAACCAGCTGTGCACCTTCAGGGAAG GTTTTGATGATATCTCTGACTGCATAGACCTGATCATCTGTCTGGGTGGAGATGGGACTCTACTCTacgcctcctctctcttccaG GGCAGCGTCCCCCCGGTCATGGCGTTTCACCTCGGATCGCTGGGTTTCTTGACGCCCTTCAAATTTGAGTCTTACAAAACCGAAGTGGCGAAAGTGTTTGAAG GCAACGCAGCCATCACTCTGCGCAGTCGTCTCAAAGTGAAGGTGGTGAAGGACATGCTTCAGAGGAcaggccagcagcagcatgaaCACAATGGACTGCTTCCTCATGGACACGCCAACAACGAGGCGGGAAAGGTCACCCTGCAGCTACAG gtGTTGAATGAGGTGGTGGTGGATCGAGGCCCGTCCTCCTACCTGTCCAATGTGGACTTGTACCTCGACGGGCGGCTCATCACCTCTGTGCAGGGAGACG GTGTGATTGTGTCCACGCCTACCGGCAGCACGGCCTATGCAGCCGCAGCGGGAGCCTCCATGATCCACCCCAATGTCCCCGCCATCATGGTCACCCCCATCTGCCCACACTCGCTCTCCTTCAGGCCCATCGTGGTGCCGGCTGGGGTGGAGCTCATG ATCACCTTGTCCCCTGATGCCAGGAACACCGCCTGGGTGTCGTTTGACGGCAGGAAGAGACAGGAGATCCAGCACGGAGACTG CATCAAAATCACGACGTCCTGTTACCCGGTGCCCTCCATCTGCTGCCACGACCTAGTGTACGACTGGTTCGAAAGCCTGGCTCAGTGTTTGCACTGGAACGTACGCAAGAGGCAGGAGCGACTGACCGACGTCTCCGACTCCTCAGACACCGAAAACTGA